From Spirosoma aerolatum, one genomic window encodes:
- a CDS encoding S8 family serine peptidase, with protein MRRFFPLATLINVAVTGIGLFGCQADSSVEPTSISADCLVKASSNSGVAIAGSYIVTYQPTQTLSGVAGARVAATEARFEQLLDDYQIADTKADVLVSDEQTSFLAHLTESESEQLSQDPDVLMIEPDRIMSICSCVDVATTSTLSWNIKQTGYGRGDLQTDKTVWIIDTGIDLDHPDLNVDVNRSKSFVSGNTSADDENGHGTHVAGIIGAKNNSIGVTGIASGATLVALRVLDDEGEGRLSGIIQAINYVAQNGKSGDVVNLSLGGESTSSTLDAAITRAANLGILFAIAAGNDGKDANNYSPSRVNHANVFTVSAMDSKNQFASFSNFGTSVDVCAYGVRIKSTYKNAAYATLSGTSMAAPHVAGLLYIRGANLPTHGTVTGDPDGKADPMAGEGN; from the coding sequence ATGCGACGTTTTTTCCCGCTCGCGACACTTATCAACGTCGCCGTGACCGGTATCGGTTTGTTTGGCTGTCAGGCCGATAGTAGCGTAGAGCCTACCAGTATTTCGGCCGACTGTCTGGTCAAAGCTTCATCCAATAGTGGGGTTGCCATTGCTGGTTCATACATCGTTACCTATCAGCCAACTCAAACGCTGTCAGGAGTAGCTGGTGCCCGAGTAGCAGCAACCGAAGCCCGCTTCGAACAACTCCTGGACGATTATCAGATTGCCGACACAAAGGCCGATGTTTTAGTATCTGATGAACAAACCAGCTTTCTGGCCCACCTCACCGAGAGCGAATCTGAGCAATTAAGCCAGGATCCCGATGTACTGATGATAGAGCCCGACCGGATTATGTCGATCTGTAGTTGTGTGGATGTAGCCACTACGTCGACATTATCCTGGAATATCAAGCAGACTGGCTACGGACGGGGCGATTTACAAACCGACAAAACTGTCTGGATTATCGACACCGGCATCGACCTCGACCATCCGGATTTGAATGTAGATGTCAATCGAAGCAAATCCTTCGTTAGCGGCAATACCTCCGCCGATGACGAAAATGGACATGGTACGCACGTAGCAGGCATCATCGGTGCCAAAAACAATAGCATTGGTGTAACGGGGATTGCTTCTGGTGCTACGCTTGTTGCCCTTCGCGTCTTAGACGATGAAGGCGAAGGCCGCCTTTCCGGCATTATTCAGGCCATCAATTATGTAGCGCAAAATGGAAAATCGGGCGATGTAGTCAATCTGAGTCTGGGCGGAGAAAGTACGTCATCGACACTCGATGCCGCCATAACCCGAGCAGCTAATCTGGGCATTCTGTTTGCCATAGCAGCTGGCAACGACGGCAAAGATGCCAATAACTACTCACCGTCGCGAGTTAATCACGCCAATGTATTTACTGTATCGGCGATGGACAGTAAAAATCAGTTTGCTTCCTTCTCGAATTTTGGCACCAGTGTAGATGTCTGTGCCTACGGGGTACGAATCAAGTCAACCTATAAAAATGCCGCTTACGCTACGTTAAGTGGTACATCCATGGCCGCACCACACGTAGCGGGCTTACTGTACATTCGGGGCGCAAACCTGCCTACTCACGGCACCGTTACGGGCGATCCAGATGGCAAAGCTGACCCAATGGCGGGTGAAGGCAACTAA